Within Paramormyrops kingsleyae isolate MSU_618 chromosome 24, PKINGS_0.4, whole genome shotgun sequence, the genomic segment AATGCCTTTCAGCTCCATGGTAAGTGGTGCATTGCTGCAAAACTGCAAACAAGGTGTggttagggggtgggggggggggggcgcaacaGCTCCGACTGTTGCTAGGAAACACTTGTGGCATCTTGCCGCTCCCTTACTCTCACTGAACACAGCAGCGCAGAGCTGCATAAGAAAGTGGAAGAGAAGTGAAATGTCATCAGATCCTCGTGGGACTCCTGGAAATGTGCACGCGCCCATTTAAGGGCAAACGAGTCAACACACCCATTTTACCAAAAGGGAAAGATAATATTTCTTTTTTCTCGGTGAAAGTTCCAACTGTGTCCCTTTTTCATGCACATATCTAAGTCCTTGCTCTACGGTTCATCAGTTCAGCAAACATAATCCCTGTAAAAGATGTTCTTTTATCTAAGCTGATGGCTgaaatgtctgtctgtctttgcctcCAGACTCGCTCGCACATTAATATTCATAGAGTACCGCATTACCAACCAGTGCCCCGACTTTCCATCCAAACTCCTGGGACTGTAAAAAGCTACACTGTATCCCTGTCAGTTATTCTGTTCACAAACTGCAGGCCAGACCCCTACAAATGGGATTTGTCGATCCACAGCATCTGGCTTCTGTTCCTTACGACGTTTCGAACGGCATCGCTGTCACACTTTGGTGTCATTTCACGTCGCCGTCTGCCCATCGCCATGCTTGCAGTCCGCGGTACACAAAATTGCGTGGACTTAGCCGGCGCTGACACGAACGGGCTCAGAAGCGCAACAGACGAGCACCACATGGTTACCTGAGTGAGAAAACATGGTCTGATGGTGACACTTTTGGGTCACGGTAGGATATTATTAGCGTCGGTTGAATGGTGAGCGATGCTGATTGCCAATCTTTAAAGGTCACTGTAAATTGACAAAACTCAACTCATGCACCCAGCATGAAATCTCTCTAACACAATAGACCAAATTTGATGACTACCTTCCAGTTAGCGCTGACCAGAGAACAGGAACCACAGGTGTGCATGAGTTTAGAACATAAAGAAGACACTTCTTACCATGAACTGTAGGGGTAGGCTTAGGATAATCCCCACAGTCATGGAACTAACACGCAGTCGTTAGGTCCGGCAGTGTTAGATATTTAAACAACGCTTAGATGGTCAGACAGATTTGCTTTACTCATTATGCTGCTGCTGGATTCACGCTGTTGTCCAACAAAAACAAGAACCTGAGTCCGATAAAATTCAAAGTCCTGAGGAAAAGGCAGGTTTTGTCTTGTGCGACGCCCTGTGATTACGGTCAATACCGAGCAAACAGGCTGACATGGCCTGAGAGGAGACAGCCTGCCTCACGCCTGGTTACCAATGTGACAAAAGGGACACACAGACGCCCATCAATTGTCCTTATTGTTCTGTTTTcctgagggttagggttaggtttagggttagggttagggttgctATTGGAGTTATacaatacagacgctcctctacttacgaacgagataTGTTCTGACCGGccgtttgtaacttgaaatgttcgtaagtcattatttaacctcattttaagggtatacgcaagtacaaagaactaggatgctgggagtacgcacgctacgttGTAGCGCGGCgagagtagcggccagaagttgtactaggcagaattggtgcgcagaaaaaaaaattgatgttgcggacaggaaacgggagcccaatgaacagaagtttggacttacagtcctcttcgttcgtatgtctgaaagttcgtaagtagaggtaCTTACATTATGACACTCCTTAGAATGTATGTGCCCTTACAGCGCAATGGCCCATAAAGCATAGCTGCCCTTATAATATAATACTTACAGTATTTAAGTCTTTATAGTTCAGCGATTCTTACAGTATGACTGTCAATACTAAGCATCTATACCATTCTTTTTCAGCTCCATATCACCATTCAGCTTGATTTCAGTTTATCAAGTTGGCGATACATTATTTCACAGTAATTATATTTCTGACGTATCACGTTTCAGTTACACTTAAACAAGAGTACTGTGTGCGCAGAACCAgaatttttagattttttttttctttttctgtggcCTTTGAAAAGAAGCCTTTTAGTAGAAAACCCTGGATATTTGTCTTGAAACGCCAATATCAATATTGACTCAGGAGAAAGATCCAGCGGCCCAAGGGGGGGGCACATTCAGGCCGGATCGGACCTGGATCCCAACAGCCGGACCATTGTGCTTCTCCACAAGCATTTCTGACTAGACGCTCCGGTCCGGTAAGGAAGCTGTTTCGTTTAACGGCGGCTTTGAAATCGCGGACCGACTGACAGCTCTGTAAGGCCTTGCGACGCTCCCAATCCATCAGCATGCAAATATCTTCTCAGAAATTCTGACATAAAAGCgagtattattaatattattactgCATCATTTTCTAATGCCTATTTGCACTGAcattcctacctgtaagtcaaTTTGTATAGTTGCTGAACATATTTATTTAGAATTTCCGCTGCTATTCTCATTTGCATCTTGTGTACACAGCTTTTTCGGGATAATATCTGCACTTTATCCTATAGTCCTGACTTTTTAAGTTTAGCAGTCTTAATATTTTCCTCACTCAGGTTGATGTGATTGACATTCCTGTCTGTCTTTCCATTTCTGTTGCACTGATCATTTCACTGGCACAAGAATTTCCTTCCAGATCAATGAAGCTCTTTCTTATCGtttttctctctttccttctttccAGTTGATGGGTAAGCTTTAGGAAGACTGCAAAAAATGTGCCGTTTTGTTTttacatgttgcagggtgtatCCTTCTGACGGGCAGAATGTCCCTGAAGTTGATTCTAATTTTTATGATTTCAGCCTCCGGTAAGTAAATGTGTCATAGCCAACATTACCATTGTAGGTTTGGTGAATATGCTTATAGTTACATACTAGCTTTACAATGTATAAATGCACCAATTAGTAATATAAACTGGTTATAGTCACAAGTGTGGAAAACTGTAtgtagaaaaaatattttaaatggttATTAGCAGAGGTGGATGgtccaggtccagagagtataaatccagaccaagactttgtttcaactaaacagttgagtactctgtgactttcactctttatactcagctggttagttgaaacaaagtcttggtctggatttatactctctggacctggacCATCCACCTCTGTAAGTCTGTAAAGAAATTTGGACAGTTGATGCATGGTAAGTACCGCTCTACCATATTAGCAAATGAAccctggttttatttttttaaatatcttggCTTTGCTTTCAGTTGGGAAAAAAAACGTGCAAGAACGGAATAGCTATCATTATTACAAAGGAGGGCCCTGTGCTGTTGTGTCTACAGAATTTGCTCAGATTAGCCACGCTAAGGTAACTTATTAGGAACAATTCATCCAAATTTTTCGGTCGTCATGGTAATGCAGGTCCCAGGAATAGCCACTGACCGTGAGACGCGATTAATCCACAGTGATACGCAGCTCATTTCAATTATGGCTACCAGCTCCCGGTGAAAAGCACCGTGATTGAAATTCACGAGCCGCACGCGGCGGTAATGTAGTTAATGAAAATCAAACACAACGTTATTTTAGGCAGGACGTGAGCAACCAATCCAAAGCTTATCTAGACCAAGGGGCATGTATGCCCATGTAATTCATACATCCCTCCATCCATACCGCTTAACCAGGTCAGGACAGGAACATGTTTAGATGATTACAGTTCGccttattattttaatgggGTAAATAGATCTTCGTACGCTGCACTTTGCTTAATTTGCCGACACCGAGAGGTGAGACCTTTGGTCTTTCTCCAGCTTTAGGTGTCGCTCTTGAGAGCGAGAGGAAAGACGGCAGCGAACCAAGGAGGCCCCAAAAGGGCAAAGAAGATGAGAAGGTTGGGAAAGAAGTGACCAGGAGCAGCAGTAGCTCCAAGCCGAACCGGGATGGCAGTGGGACATCATCCAGGCAGAGTGGGTGGGGGTATGATGCGGCCTGTACCAGTATCGGAGGAATTTGCCAACTCAGTAGATACATCTGCCAGGGGAGATACCTGAGAAACAAGTGTGCTGGTCCCAGGGTGAGACGTTGCTGTCTGCCAGGTGACGACCTTCAGAGTTCTCCTCTTCGTTGTCCTGTTTTATTGGATGGGAACAGTCTGCATGTGCCTAGATGTCAGTTCTCCCCATTTAGTTCCGTAGCAAGGAGCCTCTGGAACAggggtggaaatttcaggtccagtaagtacaaatccagaccaatggttttgtttcaaccagccagttaagtataaagagttacagtgacagagtgctcaactggttggttggaacaaaatcttggtctggatttgtacttactggacctgaaatttccacctctgctctggAATCAATTTGCATACATGGGCAGGGTAATCGGCTCTTCGATGTTgacatgtgccccccccccacccaggtcCCGGTGCCTGGCATCCCCTGTGTGCCAGTCACCATCAGAACAGAATAAGGGGCTGCGACAGGTTCGGCTGTGGAGCTTTCAACTCTGAGAGGTAACCTCCATATACGTGCTGCCCCCTTGTGGGGTGGAGGTCCAAGGTTATATATTTGTCTAGCTAAAAAAGTGCCCCTTTTCTGAGTCTCTAAGTTCCTATTTCCAAAAATTTACCTAGGTGACCCCTCCAAGGTCAGCAAAATTTATCCTCACTGTCCTCAACCCCCCACTTTCAAGCACCTGTCcctcaaaatgtctgtgcacaaCATTGCCCCTAAAAAGCACTATTCAGAGAGCTGTGCAAGACTCATACATGATTAAGTCCTGGGCATTCTGTCTAAGGACGACTTTATGTTTACAAAAAACATAAGTACTAATATCAGCCTCACTTTCAAGTAAACATACACCACCAGTCAGAAGTGTTTGCACAACACaggtttttaagcatttttccatttatttcataaactgcggattttttattcttgttatgCTTTgtaaagttgagtgaacaactataaatgaaaatataagtgaaataaaacaagtttcctttataacatggaaagagtatgtaacagtgcatgtctgatg encodes:
- the LOC111839564 gene encoding leukocyte cell-derived chemotaxin-2-like gives rise to the protein MSLKLILIFMISASALGVALESERKDGSEPRRPQKGKEDEKVGKEVTRSSSSSKPNRDGSGTSSRQSGWGYDAACTSIGGICQLSRYICQGRYLRNKCAGPRVRRCCLPGPGAWHPLCASHHQNRIRGCDRFGCGAFNSERAGSTHKAVDVVCDDYAAINAPFSGTLGGPVSRRQGDAVHHDGVKLYNSESCVKIFNIRPYRYVGHISKGEAMGYLLPLQERFSGITSHLELQMCDHSNPTPFI